The Kitasatospora albolonga nucleotide sequence CAGGGGTACTTGGTGGCGGCGTCCAGGGCGGCCCGGGTCAGGTTGAGGCCGACGCTGACCAGCTCGCCGGAGCGCGGGTCGCGGACGAACCGCTTGGGCTCCAGCCGGGTCAGCAGCCGCAGCGACTGGGCGTTGCCCTCGAAACCGCCGCAGTCGGAGGCGAAGTCGTTGAGCGCCTGCTCACCGTTGTGGCCGAACGGGGGGTGGCCCATGTCGTGGGCGAGGCACGCCGTCTCCACCAGGTCCGGGTCGCAGCCGAGGACCGCGCCCAGCTCGCGGCCGACCTGGGCGCACTCCAGGGAGTGGGTGAGCCGGGTGCGGGGGCTGGCGTCCCAGGCCGGGGAACGTGTGCCGGGCGTGACCACCTGGGTCTTCCCGGCGAGCCTGCGCAGCGCGGCGGAGTGCAGCACCCGGGCCCGGTCGCGCTGGAAGGCGGTGCGGCCGGGGCGCTTGTCCTCCTCGGTGTCGAAGCGCTCGGTGTCGGCCGGCCCGTAACCGCTCCCGGCGCCCCGCTCACTGTGCGCTCGCGCCCCGTGCGCCGCCTGTGTGCCGTGTGTGCCGTGTGTCTGATCTGCCCCGCGTACGCCCTGTGTGCCGTCCATGGCTCCGACAGTAGCGACCGGGACCGACAACGTGCCGTGAGCGGGCCCGGGAGTCAGGCGGAAGCGAGCAACCTCACTGTCCCGGAAGGGGCGGTGGCGGACAGTGCCTGGTCGTAGCGGTGCAGGAGCAGCCGGGCCATCGCGGGGTGCGCGCCGAGCGGAACGGCGGCGGTACGGGGCGCGGCCCCGGCGGCGGCGCTCGCGAAGCGGCCGGGCGCGGTGAAGTACGAGGCGGTGAACGTACGGTGACGGCCCCGGGCGGCCAGCGCGCGCAGCGCGGCGGGGACGGTGGGGGTGGCGGCGGAGGCGTAGGCGGGGACGACGGGCACCCCGCCGAGCCGTTCGGCGAGCATCCGGGCCGTACGCCGGGTGTCCTGGGCGGAGTCGGGGTCGCGGGACCCGGCGGCGGCGAGGACCACGGCGGCGCGGCGGCTCCCCTCGTCGGCGGGGTCCCAGCCCGCCTCCACGAGCCGCCCGTACAGCGCCTCCACCAGCAGGGGGTGCGGCCCGAGGGGGGCGGCGATCCGGGTCCGTACGCCGGGGGCGCCGGCCGCCGCCGCGGGCAGGTCGTGCTTGACGTGGTGGCCGCGCCCCAGGAGCAGCGGTACGAGGACGGCGTCGGCCCCGCGGAGCCCGTCCAGGGTGTCCGGGAGCAGCGGCCGGTTCAGCTCGATGTGGCCGAGCCGGACGTCGAGCCCGGGGCGCAGGTCACGGACCCGGTCCAGGAGCGCGAGAACGGTGCGCAGGGCCTGCGGGTCGCGGCTGCCGTGGGCGACGACGAGGAGGGTGGGCGGGGCGGTTGGGTCGTGCGGGGTGGCTGGGGCGGTGGGGAGCCGGGGTGCGGTGGAGGGCCGGGTGCGGTGCATGGGCCGATCGTGCCGGGCGGAGGTTGCCGGGCCGTTGCGCGAGGGTCACGGAGGTTTTCCGTCGGCTCACGGCGGGGGGTCAGCCGGTGTGCGGGGCGGGGGCCTGCACCCGTTTCTGCCGATCGGCGAACCTTTCGGGCGTTTCGCTCGTCAGGTGGGGTGGGACCGAACGACGGTACGAACGACGACATGGACAACGAGGGGGGCTCCCGTGCGGGGGATGCGAGGGACGGGACGGGCGCGGGGGACGCAGGAGGCGTCGGAGACCGGCGCGAAGGGGCAGGGGCAGGGGCGGTGGCTGCGGCTGCCGCGCTCCCGCCGGGGTCAGCGGCTCGCCGTACAGGGCCTGATGGCGCTCTGTGTGCTGGCGCTGCTGCCCGCGACCTGGATGCGGGTGGGCGCCGAATCGCGGGTGGGGACCACGGCGGACGCCCCGGTGCGGGAGGTCGCCATGGTGTTCGGCGCCGGGCTGTGGAAGGGCCGGCCGACCCCGTATCTGGCGCACCGCCTTGACGCGGCGGCCGAGCTGTACCGGGCGGGGAAGGTGCGGGTCGTCCTGGTCACCGGGGACAACAGCCGGGAGGAGTACGACGAGCCGGACGCGATGCGCACGTATCTCACCGAGCGCGGGGTGCCGGACGACCGGATCGTCAGCGACTACGCCGGGTTCGACAGCTGGGACTCCTGCGTGCGGGCCAAGAAGATATTCGGGGTCGACCGGGCGGTGCTGGTGAGCCAGGGCTTCCACATCCACCGGGCGACCACACTGTGCCGCTCCGCGGGGATCGACGCGTACGGGGTCGGGGTCGAGGAGCCGAGGGACTCCACCTGGTTCTACGGCGGGGCCCGGGAGCTGGCCGCGTCGGGGAAGGCGGCCCTGGACGCCGTGCTCCGGCCCGACCCGCACTTCCTGGGCCCCCAGGAGGCGGGCGTGGCGGAGGCGCTGGCCGCGGCGACACCGTGAGCCCGGCTCCACCCCGGCCTGCGGGGAGCGGGCGCGGCGGCTACGAGGAGCGTCCGGCGGCTACGAGGAGCGGTCCGCCGCCTGCGGGAGCGGGGAGCAGGCACCCGGGCCTCACAGGGGTGCGGGTGGTGGGCTGAGGTGGGCGTTCCGGTGGCGTAACCGGGTGCCCCCGTCCCCGTAATACCGCTCTCGCAGGCTGGGCCCCATGACCGGTACCGATACGCCCGCCCTCACCCCCACCCACTGCCCCTACTGCGCCCTCCAGTGCGGGATGGCCCTGCGTCCGGTGGCGGGCCCGGAGGTGGCCGAGGTGGTGGAGCGCACCGGGTTCCCGGTCAACCGGGGCGCGTTGTGCGGCAAGGGAAGGACCGCCCCCGCCGTGCTGCGCCGGGGGGTCCGGCTGACGGCCCCGCTGGTACGGCGGCGGCCCGGCGGTGAGCTGGAGGAGGCGGGCTGGGACGAGGCGCTCGGGCGGATCGCCGAGGGGCTGGGCGGGGTGCGGGCGGTCCACGGGGCGGACGCGGTGGGGGTGTTCGGCGGAGGGGGGCTGACCAACGAGAAGGCGTACGCGCTGGGTAAGTTCGCCCGGGTCGTCCTCGCCACCTCGCAGATCGACTACAACGGCCGGTTCTGCATGTCCTCGGCGTCGGCGGCGCATCAGCGGGCGTTCGGGCTCGACCGGGGGCTGCCGTTCCCGCTGGAGGACATCCCGCGTACCGGGTGCGTGATCCTGGTCGGGTCGAACCTGGCCGAGACGATGCCGCCCGCGCTGCGGTATCTGACGGAGCTGCGGGCGAACGGGGGCCGGCTGATCGTGATCGACCCGCGCCGCACCCGCACCGCCGAGCAGGCGGACCTGCATCTGGCGCCCCGCCCCGGCACCGATCTGGCCCTGGCGCTCGGGATGCTGCATCTGGTGGTGGCGGAGGGGCGGGTGGACGAGGAGTTCGTACGGACCCGTACGCGGGGGTGGGAGGAGGCGCGGGCCGGGGCGATGGCGCACTGGCCGGAGCTGGTGGAGCGGATCTGCGGGGTGGAGGTGGCGCGGCTGCGGAAGGCGGTGGAGCTGTTCTGCGGGGCGGAGAGCGGGATGGTGCTGACGGCACGCGGGCCCGAGCAGCAGGCCAAGGGCACGGACACGGTGGGCGCGTGGATCAACTTCTGCCTGGCCACCGGGCGGGCGGGGCGACCGCTCTCCGGGTACGGGTGCCTGACCGGGCAGGGCAACGGGCAGGGCGGCCGGGAGCACGGCCAGAAGGCCGACCAGCTGCCCGGCTACCGCAAGCTGACCGACCCGGCGGCCCGCCGCCATGTCGCGGAGGTGTGGGGCGTGGACCCGGACGGTCTGCCGGGGCCGGGGCGGAGCGCGTACGAGCTGCTGGACGCGCTGGGCCGGGACGTGCGGGCGCTGCTGGTGATGGGCTCCAACCCGGTGGTCTCCGCCCCGCACGCCTCGCACATCGAACGCCGCCTGGCCTCCCTGGACTTCCTGGCGGTGGCGGATGTCGTCCTCTCCGAGACGGCGGCCCTGGCGGATGTGGTGCTGCCGGTGACCCAGTGGGCGGAGGAGAGCGGGACGACCACCAGTCTGGAGGGCCGGGTGCTGCTGCGGCGGCGGGCGCTCGACCCGCCGGGGGGGGTGCGCAGCGACCTGGAGGTGCTGCACGCCCTGGCCGGGCTGCTGGGCCACGGCAAGGGGTTCCCGGCCGACCCGGCGGAGGTCTTCGACGAGTTGCGGCGCGCCTCGGCGGGCGGTGCGGCGGACTACGCGGGCATCACCTACGAGCGGATCGCGGCGGAGGACGGGGTGTTCTGGCCCTGCCCGGACCCGGACCACCCAGGGACGCCCCGGCTCTTCCTGGACCGGTTCGCGACGGCGGACGGCCGGGCCTCCTTCGTACCGGTGGTGCACCGGGCGGCGGCCGAGGAGACGGACCGGGAGTACCCGGTGGTGCTGACGACGGGACGGGTGGTGGCGCAGTACCAGTCGGGGGCCCAGACCCGCCGGGTGGACGAGCTGAACGCGGCGGCCCCGGACCCCTTCGTGGAGCTGCACCCACGCCTGGCGGAGCGGATCGGGGTGGCGGAGGGCGACCTCGTCGCCGTGACGTCCCGGCGCGGGCGGGCGGTGGCACCCGCCCGGATCACCGGGGTGATCCGGGCGGACACGGTGTTCATGCCGTTCCACTGGCCGGGTGAGGGGAGGGCCAACACGCTGACCAACCCGGCGCTTGACCCGGTGTCGCGGATGCCGGAGTTCAAGGTGTGCGCGGTCCGCCTGGAGGCCGCCGGGTGATCCACCGCCCCTCGGCGATGACGCTGCCGCCGGTGCGGAGGGAGCGGGTGACGGCGGCAGCGGCGAGATAGACCCAGGCGCGGGTCACCGGAGGCTCCTCCCCCGGAGGCTCCTCCCCCGGCAGCTCGACCTCCCGGACGACGCGCTCGTACAGATTGCGCGGGTGGCCGGGCCCGAGGTACTCCTCCAGATGGTCCAGGAGCCCGAGCAGTTCCCCGTACACCCCGGGCGCGGCGGTGAGCAGGGTGCCGTGGACCCGGCCGTGGCCGTCGATGGCGTACGGGTAGCCGGGGCCGTCGTACAGCAGGGCCCGGGGCAGGACGGCGGCCCGCTCCCCCGCCGTACGCCCCCGGAGGAACAGGTCGTGGTTGGGTTCGCCGGGGAGCAGCGTCCCGTAGACGAAGAACGGCAGCTCGTCGGTGGGCGGGGAGCCGGGGTCCAGGGTGCTCATGGCCGCCGTCACAGGGCGGCTGCGGGGGCCGTCTCCGCCGAGACCCAGCCGAGGTAGCGGGCGCTGCCCCGGACGACGGGGACGGCGATGATCTCCGGGGTGTCGTAGTCGTGCGCCTCGTGGAGGTACTCCTCCAGTTCGTCGTACCGCTCG carries:
- a CDS encoding nitrite reductase, which gives rise to MTGTDTPALTPTHCPYCALQCGMALRPVAGPEVAEVVERTGFPVNRGALCGKGRTAPAVLRRGVRLTAPLVRRRPGGELEEAGWDEALGRIAEGLGGVRAVHGADAVGVFGGGGLTNEKAYALGKFARVVLATSQIDYNGRFCMSSASAAHQRAFGLDRGLPFPLEDIPRTGCVILVGSNLAETMPPALRYLTELRANGGRLIVIDPRRTRTAEQADLHLAPRPGTDLALALGMLHLVVAEGRVDEEFVRTRTRGWEEARAGAMAHWPELVERICGVEVARLRKAVELFCGAESGMVLTARGPEQQAKGTDTVGAWINFCLATGRAGRPLSGYGCLTGQGNGQGGREHGQKADQLPGYRKLTDPAARRHVAEVWGVDPDGLPGPGRSAYELLDALGRDVRALLVMGSNPVVSAPHASHIERRLASLDFLAVADVVLSETAALADVVLPVTQWAEESGTTTSLEGRVLLRRRALDPPGGVRSDLEVLHALAGLLGHGKGFPADPAEVFDELRRASAGGAADYAGITYERIAAEDGVFWPCPDPDHPGTPRLFLDRFATADGRASFVPVVHRAAAEETDREYPVVLTTGRVVAQYQSGAQTRRVDELNAAAPDPFVELHPRLAERIGVAEGDLVAVTSRRGRAVAPARITGVIRADTVFMPFHWPGEGRANTLTNPALDPVSRMPEFKVCAVRLEAAG